Proteins found in one Salvelinus alpinus chromosome 11, SLU_Salpinus.1, whole genome shotgun sequence genomic segment:
- the LOC139534834 gene encoding uncharacterized protein — MTPAQDQPVSNQPQDQPFTSQPKDQPVSSQPQDQPISNQPQDQPVSRPARQQPAQDQPVSNQPQDQPFTSQPKDQPVSSQPQDQPISNQPQDQPVSRPARQQPAQDQPVSNQPQDQPFTSQPKDQPVSSQPQDQPISNQPQDQPVSSQPRTSPSAASPGPARQQPAHQQPAAGEI, encoded by the exons ATGACG ccagcccaggaccagcccgtcagcaaccagccccaggaccagcccttcaCCAGCCAGCCcaaggaccagcccgtcagcagccagccccaggaccagcccatcagcaaccagccccaggaccagcccgtcagca gaccagcccgtcagcagccagcccaggaccagcccgtcagcaaccagccccaggaccagcccttcaCCAGCCAGCCcaaggaccagcccgtcagcagccagccccaggaccagcccatcagcaaccagccccaggaccagcccgtcagca gaccagcccgtcagcagccagcccaggaccagcccgtcagcaaccagccccaggaccagcccttcaCCAGCCAGCCcaaggaccagcccgtcagcagccagccccaggaccagcccatcagcaaccagccccaggaccagcccgtcagcagccagcccaggaccagcccgtcagcagccagcccaggaccagcccgtcagcaaccagctcatcagcaaCCTGCGGCAGGAGAAATATGA